One part of the Cherax quadricarinatus isolate ZL_2023a chromosome 13, ASM3850222v1, whole genome shotgun sequence genome encodes these proteins:
- the LOC128688626 gene encoding uncharacterized protein produces the protein MEFASPQAVYAPTPDIHGIINLPVASTFDYLTNLYVLGTLLIVVIAMYTNLFSWVRQRRDERNLKDFGQVVDDVKKGMFRRVKKLPCNYEATAKPNEQELGTEQAVSNRQEFTRTVFDCRDWIRALGMLEFLVATGGFYGCQNTIQALWLSSSQPIVPEVVRQAITSVAEKTEVLQLCVRRRWFWPWFCRRTYIKVPFKVEYGDVMTIYYKLLGTSYNMFQGPLWRARLVSLPQTSVTRYEAVLMFTVHHCITDAFTNMIICRETLQVLNAAMTGHVYEPPFRAFTPFICDNLTTKSDWLPALKFALYKLYSPTLGNFNKNVYFHGTIPQPKVKTASTSILYQDLSVGATRNLLKYCKEEGVTVHSCIMTAATLAVFHSAQQLSDVDLEPATIKVMNCVNMRRYYPREYREATGCHISVEEQELVINGSDGSSKISFWSLARQSHASLQKSLLVDKNPIRNLLGLLPCSLLIPGNYSLTRNGRRNLNDSHMITTNMGDLRDLLPARYDHGPVEITKLLRCVSDELTGHPYTLIFHTFRDRLNVTLEYYSNKIAHDDAARYFSILTNFISDLAEHGSVNLPNDRKVKTKKNKLI, from the exons GTGATAGCTATGTACACGAATCTCTTCTCGTGGGTGAGGCAGCGTCGGGACGAGAGGAATCTTAAAGACTTCGGTCAGGTTGTGGATGATGTGAAGAAAG GTATGTTCCGCCGGGTAAAGAAACTTCCGTGTAACTATGAGGCTACTGCCAAACCCAATGAGCAGGAGTTGGGAACTGAGCAGGCTGTAAGCAATCGCCAGGAGTTTACCAGGACGGTGTTCGACTGCAGAGACTGGATTCGTGCCCTCGGAATGTTGGAGTTTCTGGTGGCGACTGGAGGGTTTTACGGGTGCCAGAACACTATCCAGGCGCTGTGGCTTTCTTCGTCACAACCCATCGTGCCAGAGGTGGTGAGGCAGGCCATTACTTCTGTTGCAGA GAAGACTGAGGTGCTGCAGCTGTGTGTCAGAAGGCGATGGTTCTGGCCCTGGTTCTGCCGGAGGACATATATCAAAGTTCCCTTTAAAGTTGAGTATGGGGACGTGATGACGATATACTACAAGCTCTTGGGAACTTCTTACAACATGTTTCAAGGGCCATTATGGAGGGCACGGCTAGTATCCCTTCCGCAAACCAGTGTAACACGTTACGAAGCGGTCTTGATGTTCACTGTCCACCATTGCATCACAGATGCCTTCACAAACATGATCATATGCCGCGAGACGCTGCAGGTACTGAATGCTGCCATGACTGGACATGTCTACGAGCCTCCTTTCCGTGCGTTCACTCCCTTTATCTGCGACAACCTGACGACCAAAAGCGACTGGCTACCTGCACTTAAATTTGCGTTATACAAACTATACAGTCCTACCCTTGGCAACTTTAATAAAAACGTTTATTTTCATGGCACTATTCCGCAACCAAAGGTCAAAACTGCTTCAACGAGTATTTTATATCAAGATTTGTCTGTTGGAGCTACACGGAACTTGCTAAAATACTGTAAGGAGGAAGGTGTTACTGTACATTCCTGCATCATGACTGCAGCTACCTTGGCAGTATTCCATTCGGCTCAACAGCTCTCAGATGTCGATCTTGAACCAGCCACGATCAAAGTTATGAACTGTGTAAATATGCGTCGCTACTATCCCCGTGAGTATCGGGAAGCGACTGGCTGTCATATCTCTGTAGAGGAGCAAGAACTCGTTAttaatggtagtgatggcagtagtaaaATCAGCTTCTGGTCATTGGCTAGACAGTCTCATGCTAGCCTTCAGAAAAGCCTCCTTGTTGACAAAAACCCTATCAGGAACTTGCTTGGCCttttgccctgttcactactgaTTCCTGGTAATTACTCGTTGACTCGTAATGGCCGCAGGAATCTAAACGACAGCCACATGATTACCACCAACATGGGGGATCTGCGTGACCTGCTACCAGCCCGATATGACCATGGCCCAGTGGAAATCACCAAACTTCTGCGCTGCGTGTCGGATGAATTGACAGGACACCCGTATACCCTTATCTTCCACACTTTCCGAGATAGATTAAATGTGACACTTGAGTATTACTCTAACAAGATTGCTCACGATGATGCTGCACGGTACTTCTCCATCCTTACCAACTTCATATCAGACCTAGCTGAACATGGCTCTGTTAATTTACCCAATGATCGCAAGGTCAAGACCAAAAAGAATAAATTAATCTAG